In Sphingomonas sp., a single window of DNA contains:
- the msrB gene encoding peptide-methionine (R)-S-oxide reductase MsrB: MSIDRRQLLAAAGAGAIALPLFACSSAPAAPLPNFPFKLTDAEWKKKLSPAAYNVLRHGGTEYPFTSPLNKEHRKGVFGCAGCALPLFDSATKFDSGTGWPSFYQPLAGAVVSRSDRSLGMERTEILCRRCGSHLGHVFDDGPKPTGKRYCMNGVALRFTPRG; encoded by the coding sequence ATGTCGATCGATCGCCGCCAGTTGCTCGCCGCCGCCGGAGCCGGGGCCATCGCCCTGCCGCTGTTTGCGTGCAGCAGCGCCCCCGCCGCGCCGCTCCCCAATTTCCCGTTCAAGCTGACCGACGCCGAATGGAAGAAGAAGCTGAGCCCGGCCGCGTATAATGTGCTGCGGCATGGCGGGACCGAATATCCCTTCACCAGCCCGCTCAACAAAGAGCATCGCAAGGGCGTGTTCGGCTGCGCCGGCTGTGCATTGCCGCTGTTCGACTCCGCCACCAAGTTCGACAGCGGGACCGGCTGGCCCAGCTTCTATCAGCCGCTGGCCGGTGCGGTGGTGTCGCGGAGCGATCGCAGCCTGGGGATGGAGCGGACCGAGATATTGTGCCGCCGCTGCGGCAGCCATCTCGGACATGTCTTCGACGATGGGCCGAAGCCGACCGGCAAGCGCTATTGCATGAACGGGGTGGCGCTGCGCTTCACGCCGCGCGGTTGA